The Planktothrix agardhii NIES-204 genomic interval AAAATTCCGCCAAACCAAAAAACAGCAAATAATTGGAGTTGTTTAATTCGAGTTTGATGTTGCCAATAGCGACGTTTCCAGAATTTTGTTGAAGCGATCGCCGGAGGTAAATACACAGAAAATGGTGCAAATCCGACTAAAACTACAATAAAATAGAAATACCAAGGAGCAGAATGGTGATTCACAACCGTTGTAAATCGTTGAAAATTATGATAACCAAAAAAAGAGTTAATATAGTTTTGACCATTAACTAAAATTACTAAAACATACCAAGAAATTGTAATTACTAAAAAAATTAAACTTCCCTTTAATAAATCCATTTCTTTTAAAACTTTGCGCCCTTCTCCCAAATAAATTAAAAATGAACCAATAATTAAAATCGGTAAAACAATCCCCACCGGGCCTTTGGTTAAAACAGCTAAAGCGGTTAAAATATAAAAAGCCAAATACCAAATTTTATAAGAATTAAAACCTGGAGGTAAATCTTGCCCTTCCTGTAATTCTGACTTTGCATATCCCAGAAAAAAAGCTAATAACGCCGAACCCAAACACCCAGTTAATAACATATCGGAAACCCCAATTCTTGCCCAAGCCAGAATCCCCGGATTAAATGCGATTAATAAAGCCCCCATCCAAGGTAAAGGATGTAAAATAATCTTTCTAAAACCTGGTTGAACCAATGGAGAAATAAAATCTTGTTTTTGATTATCTTTTATAGTATAAAATTGGGTCTGTTGGACGTAATAACTTAAAGTATAAAATCCTAAACAAACGAGAAGAAAACCAGAAAATGCCGAAGGAAGACGGACTCCCCATTCATTCACCCCAACTATCTGATAGGAAATTGCCATTAACCAATAAATTAATGGCGGCTTATCGAAACGGGTTTCCTGATTAAAATAGGGAGTAATCCAATCTCCATTTACCAACATTTGACGCGCAGATTCCGCAAATAAAGGTTCTGTTTCATCGAGTAAACCTGAAGTTCCTAAGTTCCAAAAAAAAGCCAGAAAACCGATTAAACCTAAACCTAAAATAAAAACTAGCCAAGGGAACCCAGGTGTTTTGAGTAGAGGTAAAAAAAAGCTGGGAATTTTTCGATTTGAACTTGATTTCATTGGCTAAAAATGCAGATATTAACGATTGAGATATTGACAGTTTACTGTTAATGTGTTATCTAACTAACACCTAATTCAATATATCAATTAGTTATAGCAACCGCCAAGGCAGTTAAGACACCAGACGGATCTTAGAACCCAGACGGTAAAGTGTTTCCCCCGGTGTTCCCTCCCCCCCAAGCCCCCCGTGCACGGGGGGTTTGGGGGGGCTGTTCCGGTGTTCCCTGCTGTATTATCGTACATGGAAGCATAAATACTCACATCATTAGGAAGATTGCTGCTTGAGTCAATTCTACAATGATTGATTTCTTCATGGGGTCGGTTTAATTACCAATTCCCATTCCTGGTCTTGAGGATTCCAAGCTGGAAGGGAAGTTTCCCCGACAATATACGGCCCCCAGTAATAGCGAGAACCATCAGGAGCAAAAACCACCAGAATATCACCAGATTTGAGGATTAAATTTTCTTGGGGAAGGGATAAAATCAGACCCTCCCTACTACCCTCGGCGGGGGCAAAATCCCAGTGAACAGGTTCCGTGATATTCGGCGCCGAACGACTGAGTAGGGCCACACGCACCGGATGTTCCGTCAGGTTACTGACTCGAAATGACCCTCGGCGATAGTTTGTGGACAGTGGAGGCAAAGACGGGGAAATCATCTCAGATTTCAAGGGAAGACTAATATTCGGGGGGGATGGTTGCGGAATAGAGATTTTAGGAAAAGTTGTAGATAGGGAACTATGGGCAGATAAGACCATCTGTTCGGCGGGTTTTCGCTCCGTTTGGACACAATAGCGAAACAGAAATTGCCTTAAACTAATTAAAGTTAATAAAATTATTCCAGTAATTAGAAAGGCTGGATAAAGTTTATCTTTCATAATCTTTTGCTTTAAATTAGATCATTAATCCCACTAAAATTCACACTCTGTTTTATGCAAAATACCCGTCTGAATAGACTTGTCAATGTAATTAATGCCCAGGTAGGGCGATTGTTAATGAATCCTTGGCGACGGATTTCGCTGCTAATTATTAGTCTACTGTTTGGGATATTCCTAGCCGTGGCTATTTCTGGGATAACCGGACAAAGGGGGCGTTTAGATGTGACGGTGGCTTTAGTAATATCTATCTTTGTCGAAGGGGTTAACTGGTTAGCTTACAATCGTTCTCCTCGTTTACGACAATCTTTTTGGGTAGAAAATCTAAATGCCCTCAAAATTGGTTTGAGTTATGGGTTATTTTTGTTAGCCTCAATGTTAGGTTCATGATAGAAATTCATTGAATAAAATTAGGATGGTCTATGATTGAAATTCTCAAGGCTTGGAAGACTGGACAAAAGCCCCAGCCCACAGATTTAGAAGTTTTAGAAGAATGGGAACTGTCTGATCATCAACGTTCAACTGCTTTTGGAATCACACCGGAAAATGTTATGGTGAACATAGAAGCCCGATCCCGTCTATTCTGTCAACTTCAACAGAAAAAGATTGAGTTTCCTCTGTTATTTGAACAGCTAGAAACCCTGTGGAAATTTTGGCTACCTTTAGCGGCCCAACTGGCTGAACATCGTCAACGCTTGGGTCGTCCTCTGGTTCAAGGAATATTAGGAGGGCAAGGCACAGGAAAAACAACTCTAGGGAAAGTCTTAACTTATATTTTGTCTCTGTTCCACTATGACACACTTAGCTTGTCCTTAGATGATCTCTATAAAACTTATTCGGAACGTCAACAATTACAAAAAGCTGATCCGCGTTTAATTTGGCGAGGGCCACCCGGAACCCACGATCTTGAATTAGGAATCCAGGTTTTAGATCAATTGCGTCAACCTTTGCCTGATCAAACCATTGCCATTCCTCGGTTTGATAAGTCATTATGGCAGGGGGCAGGCGATCGCATTTCACCGGAATTCGTGACCGGAATTGATATTATTTTATTTGAAGGTTGGTTTGTAGGCTGTAGACCAATTAACCCCCAACTCTTTGATTCTGCCCCAGTTCCGATTATTACTCCCTCGGATAAAAAATTTGCTAGGGACATGAATAAACAGTTAAATGGGTATATTTATTTATGGGAAAAATTAGATCGGTTGCTAATTTTAAATCCTGTAGATTATCGCCTATCAAAACAGTGGCGAATCCAAGCCGAACATGATATGATTAAAACAGGAAAATCGGGAATGACTGATGTAGAAATTAGTCAATTTGTTGATTATTTCTGGAAAGCCTTACATCCCGAATTGTTTATAAACTCCTTGATGGAAAATCCCGAATTTGTGGATTTAATTATAGAGATTAATCCCGATCATTCTATCGGGAATGTTTATCAGGTTAATCTATGATTACCTCCGAGATTAGATCCCCCTAAATCTCCCTTTCCAATGAGGATTACGCAGATTAACATTGAAAGTAGCTTTAATACAAAATTAGTACGTTATAATTTAGAATATTGGGATGGAATTTGGAAAATTGCCAACTCTCAAGTTATGAGTTAAAGGTTTTAAGAATTAAAAATAGCGATCGCATTTGCAGAAATTCACTATGGTACAAGAACTGATTGATTTAAGAACTTGCATCGAAGAACAACGCTATGACCAAGCGTTAATGATTATTGATGAATTGGAAGGAATGGGAAAACAAGCTATTTTACGCAATATTCAGTCTTATTTACTTAGACTGTTGATTCATTTAATTAAAAATCAAATTGAAGAAAGGTTAACAAATTCTTGGGCAGCTTCTATCCGAGGTTCTATTCGAGAAATCCAAAAACTCAATCTTAAAGATAATAAAAAATCCTATTATATTCAACAAGATGAATGGCAAACTTGGTTAGAAGATAGCTTGGAAGATGCCATTCGAGATGCCAGTGTTGAAGTCATGAATGGAACCTATACCCCGTTTAAATTATCAGAAATAGTAGAACGAGATTCAATTTTAATGAGGGCTCAAATCTTACTCGATTTAACCTATCGTTATCCGGCTAAAGAATTAGCGTCTCAAGTTGATCAAACCTTAATAGAATTACCCGGAGGAAATGCTTGGAAAGATTAATAATCCGATAAAAAAGGCGGGTTTAGTACAATCAATGATTACTATGATAAATTTTTGCGAACCCGCCCCTACAGAAATAATATGCCGTTTTAATGTCTCAATTTAAAGTTTATTAATCATCGGCATAAATATAACGATACAACTCTTTAGGATCAGGTTCCGGGCTACTTTGGGCAAATTCTACCGCATCATCAATAATGGCTTGAACTTGCTGATCAATAGCTTTCAATTCCTCATGGGTTGCCAAATTATGTTCGGTTAAATGAGCCGCAAATTTTTTAATCGGATCACGAGCAAACCAAAATTCCTTCTCATCTTTATCGCGTAATTCATCGGGATCGGCCAAAGAATGTCCACGAAAACGATAGGTTAAAGCTTCAACTAAAGTTGGGCCTTCACCCGCCCGGGCGCGAGCAACGGCCTTTTTAGCCACTTCCCTAACCGCCAAAACATCCATCCCATCCACTTCATAACCAGGCATTCCAAAAGCCGGGCCTTTTTTGTAGATTTCCGGGTCAGAAGTTGCCCGGTCATGGGCCATGCCGATCGCCCATTTATTATTTTCCACCACATAAATAATTGGCAAATTCCATAATGCCGCCATATTCAAACATTCATAGAATTGGCCGTTATTACAAGCGCCATCCCCAAAGAAACACATAGTTACCTGATCGGCATTCGGATCATTGATCGCTTCCCTGCGGTATTTGGTTTGAAAAGCCGCCCCTGTAGCCACCGGAATCCCCTCAGCAACGAAGGCAAACCCCCCTAATAAATTATGGGCCGAGGAGAATAGGTGCATCGAGCCGCCCCGACCCTTAGAACAACCTGTGGCCTTACCAAATAATTCCGCCATAACTTCCCGGGGTGGAACCCCCGCACTCAAAGCATGAACGTGATCCCGATAGGTACTACAAACATAATCCTCATCCCGACGACCCGCCCGGATCATCCCCGTAGCCACGGCTTCTTGACCGTTGTACAGGTGGACAAAACCGAACATTTTGCCCCGATAATACATCTCGGCACATTTATCTTCAAATAGCCGCCCCAGCACCATATCCTCATACAGCATTAACCCTTCATCGCGGGTTACAGCATTTGCATCCGCCTTAAACGTCGGTAACGTGCGTTCCTGTACCATTTTTTCCAATTACCTTTACCAATTTGAGATTCTATTTTACAGGTTGGGGGCGGGTTTATTAAAATTTCTGCTAATTAACAAATATTGACCCGAACCCGCCCCTACGGTCTGGGTAATATTAAGATAATTAGGGGGATTTAGAATCAATCTGATTGATCATTACTAAAAGGCAAATCCTGATTAACATGATCAATTTCCTGTTGTTCCATTTCGTTAATTCGTCCTATATAAGACTTTAAAATCTGAGCTAAACGTTGATCATAGAATCTATGCAAACTATAATTTGGTGTGGCGGGAAAACCACGACGTTTTTTATGACGACCTCCCGCACCCGGATCAAACAGAGAAATTTTGTTTTCAATTGCCCATTCAATCGGAGAATAATAACAGGCATCAAAATGTAAACAATCAATATCTTGAACACTTCCCCAATAGCGACCATATAAACGATCGCCTTTAGTTAAACAAAACGACATTCCCATCGGTTGATGTTGGGTAGTATCATCAAAAGCCGCGACAAAGACCACCCGATGCCGATAATTATGATGCAATTGTTCAAAAAATCTGCGGGTTAAATATTTACTTCCCCACCAACCAAACTTATCACAGGTACTAGCATAAAATTGATACATTTCCGAAAAAAACGCTTTCGGAATTTGATCACCCGTGTGAGTTTTTAGTTGTAATCCCGCTTGAGTAACTGCTTTACGTTCCCGCTTAATATTCCGCCTCTGATTAGCATTAAAACCTTTTAAATAATCATCAAAAGTTTCATATTCTTGATTTTTCCAAATATAACTATGATGTAACCAAGAAGCAAACCCAAACTTTTCTAACATCGGTTTCCATTCGGGATCAACATAGAGAAAATTACAGCCAGAGATTTTATTTTCAATACAAAATTGATCAATTGAATGCACCATTAACCCCGTAATTTCTTCTTCATCTTCTCCGGGTGCAATCATAAATCTATAGCCTTCTGCTGGAGTAAAAGGCGACATTCCTAATAGCTTAGGATAATATTCAATGCCTAATTGATGGGCAACATCCGCCCATTGATTATCAAAAACAAATTCCCCGCGACTATGCCCTTTAAGATATAAAGGTGCAATTCCTACTAACTGTTGATCCCGCCATACGGTTAAATGATGGGGTAACCAACCCGTGCGTCCAGTAGCACTTCCCGATGATTCAATGTTATGCAACCAATCCCACTCAAAAAAGGGCGTAATTAAAGGTTGGGCTAGGTTATCCCAGGCTGTTTGAGGGACTTCAGCAACCGTATTAATCCAACGGGTCGAATAGGAGGAGGTTAAGGGTTTTACCATATTATTTCAAAAATGATGATAGACGCATTCTTCAATATTTAGGGTAATCTAATTTTTACAAAAATGGGAAATAACATAATTATTCGCCAGTTAATACTTGATAATGTAAAAATACTTCTTGTCCTATGGTTTGTACCTCCAATAATTGCAAACGGGGGGCGACGGCGGATAAAAAACCCTCTCCATCGGCGGGGCTGGGGGAATTTCTACCACTTAAAATTAAGGGACAAATGGTTAACCAGAATTGATCAATCAGGTTTTGTTTTAAAAGGGAAGCAACCAGTTGACCACCTCCTAATATTCCTAACTTATTTAAGCCTAATTTTTGGAATTGTTCAAAAGCCATACTCCAGTTAATTTGATTGGAATTATGATCAGTAATAATTATATTTTCAAACCCTTCTGTATTATTCCATAATTCTTGACCCTGATTTGTGGTCAGTAACCAATGGGGAACAGATTGTTGAAAAAAACGTAAATTCGGATTAATATTTCCCGAAGCAGATACAACTATTTGTATGGGTTGAGGGGGTTTTCCGTGCCGTTTTCGGTATTTTAATAATTCAGGATCAGTAATTTTGATAGTAGTTTGATAGGCGTTTAATGTTCCCGCACCGAATAAAACCCCGTCCATTTGTGCCACTTGTTTTTCTAAATGTAGTTTATCTTGTTCTGAACCAAAACGGGCGGGCGATCGCATTTGATCAGAAATTTTACCATCCGCACTCATCGCTAAAATTACCGTCGTTTGAGGTCGGTTAACACCGGG includes:
- a CDS encoding pyruvate dehydrogenase E1 alpha subunit gives rise to the protein MVQERTLPTFKADANAVTRDEGLMLYEDMVLGRLFEDKCAEMYYRGKMFGFVHLYNGQEAVATGMIRAGRRDEDYVCSTYRDHVHALSAGVPPREVMAELFGKATGCSKGRGGSMHLFSSAHNLLGGFAFVAEGIPVATGAAFQTKYRREAINDPNADQVTMCFFGDGACNNGQFYECLNMAALWNLPIIYVVENNKWAIGMAHDRATSDPEIYKKGPAFGMPGYEVDGMDVLAVREVAKKAVARARAGEGPTLVEALTYRFRGHSLADPDELRDKDEKEFWFARDPIKKFAAHLTEHNLATHEELKAIDQQVQAIIDDAVEFAQSSPEPDPKELYRYIYADD
- a CDS encoding glycosyl transferase family protein — translated: MKSSSNRKIPSFFLPLLKTPGFPWLVFILGLGLIGFLAFFWNLGTSGLLDETEPLFAESARQMLVNGDWITPYFNQETRFDKPPLIYWLMAISYQIVGVNEWGVRLPSAFSGFLLVCLGFYTLSYYVQQTQFYTIKDNQKQDFISPLVQPGFRKIILHPLPWMGALLIAFNPGILAWARIGVSDMLLTGCLGSALLAFFLGYAKSELQEGQDLPPGFNSYKIWYLAFYILTALAVLTKGPVGIVLPILIIGSFLIYLGEGRKVLKEMDLLKGSLIFLVITISWYVLVILVNGQNYINSFFGYHNFQRFTTVVNHHSAPWYFYFIVVLVGFAPFSVYLPPAIASTKFWKRRYWQHQTRIKQLQLFAVFWFGGIFIFFTLAVTKLPSYILPLIPASVLLVSLFWNNIISKNSFQKNKFNSLNIAIFINILFVFLASIGSYFSKNLIGYDADMPDFRGDLQASGIPNISALIWVITTLGIVLSWWKGRISSIFIVNILGFIVFFIVAVTPTYSLLDQHRQEPLRHLAQTVVQQRKLGEELIMIGFKKPSLVFYTQHRVQYRPDPRDAIAYIQTPLVQKSPPQTLLILAHPQELIDLGLKPDQYQIMDQAGAYQLIRVHKT
- a CDS encoding hypothetical protein (protein of unknown function DUF29) codes for the protein MVQELIDLRTCIEEQRYDQALMIIDELEGMGKQAILRNIQSYLLRLLIHLIKNQIEERLTNSWAASIRGSIREIQKLNLKDNKKSYYIQQDEWQTWLEDSLEDAIRDASVEVMNGTYTPFKLSEIVERDSILMRAQILLDLTYRYPAKELASQVDQTLIELPGGNAWKD
- a CDS encoding hypothetical protein (conserved hypothetical protein), encoding MQNTRLNRLVNVINAQVGRLLMNPWRRISLLIISLLFGIFLAVAISGITGQRGRLDVTVALVISIFVEGVNWLAYNRSPRLRQSFWVENLNALKIGLSYGLFLLASMLGS
- a CDS encoding putative riboflavin-specific deaminase yields the protein MTPQPGVNRPQTTVILAMSADGKISDQMRSPARFGSEQDKLHLEKQVAQMDGVLFGAGTLNAYQTTIKITDPELLKYRKRHGKPPQPIQIVVSASGNINPNLRFFQQSVPHWLLTTNQGQELWNNTEGFENIIITDHNSNQINWSMAFEQFQKLGLNKLGILGGGQLVASLLKQNLIDQFWLTICPLILSGRNSPSPADGEGFLSAVAPRLQLLEVQTIGQEVFLHYQVLTGE